The Peromyscus eremicus chromosome 16_21, PerEre_H2_v1, whole genome shotgun sequence genome includes the window ACTTAATGTGGGCTGCTACAGTAAACTGGTGAGCTAAAAATGGTATGTGAATTTTGACTTGATCCTATGCAAAAAGCAATCCTATTGgcctaggtttttgttgttgttgttgttgttgttgtttttgggttttgttgttgttgttgttgttgttgttgttttaactgaACACAAGCTAGGGTTATAtaggaagaggaacctcagttgagaaaatgccaccatcaTCCTGTCCTAGCCAAGTCTatatgacattttcttgattaatgatggaaaGGCATACCCTACTGTGGGAAGGTGgttctggattgtataagaaagcaagtataacaagccatggaaagcaagtcagtaagtagcactccCCCATGGTCTCTTCTtcatttcctgccctgacttctctcagtgatgaagTATAATCTgagagctgtaagctgaaataaaccatttccttcccaagttgcttttggccatggtgtcttatcacagcaatagaaaccctaacaaaggcACCTCTGAAGGTATTGGAACAATGGACAACTTTGGAATATAAGGTGTTCATGAGGCAACAGTACTATATCCATTATAATTTCTTTGaattcggggctggagaggtgtctcagcagttaagaacactggtcgctcttccagagaacctgagttcaattcccagcaaccacaagttttctcacaaccatctataatgggttCTGATGCCGTCTTCTGGCATAAAATTGTAcgtgcagatagagcactcatatacataaaataaaataataaatctttaaaaataactaaaaaataaattctttgaaTTCACTTCCTGTACAAAGTTTATTTCAGAGACCACATTATTATAGCCAATGCACCACAAAATATGAAGGCAGAAAGGAGCTTGATGCCATCAACTTGTTCTCAATGACTCAGAATAAAAATGGtactctgagccgggcggtggtggcgcacgcctttaatcccagcacttgggaggcagagccaggcggatctctgtgagttcgaggccagcctggactaccaagtgagtcccaggaaaggcgcaaagctacacagagaaaccctgtctcgaaaaaccaaaaaaaaaaaaaaaaaaaaaaaaggtactctGGGAATATTGTGTaagtgagtaaaaaaaaaaatttaaatggtgaatcttttaaaaagttatatagGAGACTTTAGAACCACTCTGGTAAGTTTTATGAATACATAACCTTgcttcaaaacaaaatatttgaaaatgtatcTGAATGATATTAACTAAGAATTATGCAAAACCGAACTCTACTTTCGATGTcctatatttcaaaataatggtgctgagacagggggatctcaAGTACAAGTCCATTCAGGACTACATAGTCATTTTTAGATCAGTCTCTGCAATGTAGTaataccctgtctttaaaaaagaagagtgaggcaagaaggagagaggaaggggggagggaaggagagatggaaacaggaagaagggagggagggaacagggaaggagaaaggaataaATTTTACTTAAGGTACAAAATTTTGCcttatacagaaagaaaataattaaataaacctACTTCAGATTTCATTAGCAAACTACAtggggttttttggttgttgttttattttgtgagtcAGGgcctcactcagtagcccaggctgtctcaaactcacaggtcCTCCTACCAAAGCCAGACCGATGCCAGAATTgtatcttctctctttttctttcatttttaaaaattatttttattgtttttaattatgtgtgtctgtgtctgtgtctgtgtatgagcatgcacacatgtgcacaggtgactgaggaagccagaggagtcagataccctggaacaggAAGTCTGGTAGTTGTGAGTGGGCCAACATGAGTGGGGAACCCAACTCAAATTGTCTGTGAGAGTAGttcatgctcttaaccatttagtcatctctccagccccacaattcTATGTTCTTGAGGAATTATGTCATATAGTACCAGGTGACAATCATTGTAGATCTAAcatgtttttcttaaatttttccaCATACATATATTAGAAAGTTGAGATAAGGGTTTCTCACTTAAAGGGAAAATATTTGTTCCAATTTTATGAGccataaagatttttttatttaattttaattttattttatgtgtatgggtattttgcctgaatgtatgtatgtatgtatgtatgtatgtatgtatgtatgtgtgtatgtatgtcttctGGTATAATCTTCTGCAAACATGCACTAAATAGAACACAAATGCTACAAGAAAGTAAGATAAGTCCTTGCTATTATTTATCATCAGATCATCAATCAGCCACACAATTCATTGTCATTCCTACCACACAGAAGAAACAACTTCAAAAGACCAATGTTCAGATCATAAAATATGCTTAGCAAATGTTTGTAGTGACAATGAAAATTCATTAGTGAATCCATGTTTTTAATTAGCCTCTTTTGCCCTTAACCAAACAATCAGAGGCTCCAGTATGAGGACCTACCTGTTCCTGGTTTCCTTGGGACCACTAGACATTTGACCAGAAGCAGTAGGAGAAGACCAGGAGCAGTAGGAGAACACAAGGAGCTGCTGGGTCAGGTGCCCAAGAAAGCAAGGGCAGAAATGTCCAAATAGCAGAACTTCATGACATATCAAATTGTGATGATGGGAGAGCAACTTCAGCTGGATTCATAGCAGAAACTGGCCATGGTCAACCACAGCTCCCCAGCAGGCTTCCTCCTGCTGGGCTTCTCTGAACACCCACACCTGGAAAAGATTCTCTTTGTGGTTGTCTTGTGTTCCTACCTCCTCAcactcataggaaacacactcatCCTCCTGCTGTCCACACTGGACCCCAGGCTCCACTCTCCaatgtacttcttcctctctAACCTCTCCTTCTTGGACCTCTGCTTCACCACAACCTGTGTGCCCCAGATGCTGGTCAACCTCTGGGGACCCAAAAAGACCATCAGCTTCCTGGGATGCTCTGTCCAGCTCTTCATCTTCCTGTCCTTGGGCACCACTGAGTGCATCCTCCTGACAGTGATGGCCTTTGACCGCTATGTGGCAGTCTGCCAGCCCCTGCACTATGCCACCATCATCCACCCCCGCCTGTGCTGGAAGCTGGCAGCTGTGGCCTGGATGATGGGGCTGCTCCAATCCATAATCCAGACACCTCCCACCCTCCGCCTGCCCTTCTGTCCTCATAGGCAGATAGATGACTTTCTATGTGAAGTCCCATCTCTAATTCGACTCTCCTGTGGGGACACTACTTTTAATGAGATTCAATTGGCTGTGTCCAGTGTCATCCTTGTGGTTGTACCTCTGAGCCTCATCCTTATCTCTTATAGTGCTATCGCCAGGGCAGTAATGAGGATAAACTCTGCTGAAGCATGGAAAAAGGCTTTTGGGACCTGCTCCTCCCACCTCATCGTGGTCACCCTCTTCTACAGCTCAGTCATTGCTGTCTATCTGCAGCCCAAAAATCCCTATGCCCAAGAGAGGGGCAAGTTCTTTGGTCTCTTCTATTCAGTGGGAACTCCCACACTCAACCCTCTCATTTATACCCTGAGGAACAAGGAGGTAAAAAGGGCATTCTGGAGGCTGTTGGGAAAATAATGGGGACTTCAAAAATACCTAGAAGAGAAATACTTatggcaggaggattgctagacCAGCTTGGTAGACACATTAAGATCTTTTGAACAAAACTGGGAAGAAATTGGTAATTGGAGCATGAATGACTGGCGTATACAACAGGAGAGATGTGAAGGCAGCAATGGGAACCTGAGTTATCTACTTATGAGTCTTGCTTCAACTCTAGTTCTGCTCCTGTTACATCAAGATGTACTGCTACTATACTATAGTGAAGGATGCTGTAACCATATGGTTTTCAGGTGGTTGACAGAACCCCACTAATGGTAAGCATTTATAGCCTTGCAGACATTAGATATCCCACAGCTGGGAGCCTTGTCTCTTACAGGGTTCAGTGAACAACAGCATGTCTGAAACATTTCCTAATGGATACTTTTCTTGCACCTGTAGGATAACCTTGACCAAGAACTCTAGAGGCCAAGAATTCCTTCCCACCATTGATACTTCAATACTCCAGAGTCTAGTGGGTGAGATGTGCAAAACAGCAATGCACTGGGACAACAGCCCTTTCCTGCTTTGTGTTCTAGTCAGTCATTAGTAAGTGGTTCTGTGAAGAATGCTCATCACTGAAATTTGCTTCCCCTATGAACAAAGCATTAGTAGTTTAGTACCAGTGGTGTTAAATGTGAACACAAGAATTTGTCCTTATCCCGCCATACTAGTGGAAgaccatgaactgtagactagtggctgtggagcccccatgggactgaactaggccctctggatatggaagacggttgtttggctcgaactgtttgggggcacccaggcagggggattgggatccatccctggtgcatgggcaggcttttgggagcccagcgaatgtggtgtgatgccttgcgcagccttggtgcagtggggagggtcttggacctgcctaggctcagtgtgctaggctctgctgactcaccatgggaaatcttaatttgggggatgtggggatatggGGGGGCTAGGAAGGGAGGGCTGAAGGGTAaaaggaggggggatctgtgggtggtatgtagagtgagtagaaaatttcttaataaagaaaaaaaaaaagatttgtcctTACTTTGAAGAGATGTCATGTCAGGGTCCAGACTATCAGACCTCTAACAGCTTCAAACATTTGAGGAGCCCTAGATCTTTATGAGTTTTATTTCCCACTCTCTGAACTAACTATTATAAATGGCCCCAGTACACTTCCCCTCCTGGCTGACCCCGATTAACCAATACAATTTCAATTAAGCTGATGATTAAATTTTCTAGAATTCTACAAAACAGTTGTTAAGCTCAATCATGATTAAAGATTAAATTAGATGACTGTCAATAGTAGCTAATACTTTCAAAATCCTGTGAAAATACTCTATGTGGCAAATTTTACAAACAAGTGAAGATCCTGATACAAAATactttgtataaaattctcagaaATTTCACATCCTGAAGGAAATGTTCTGAAAACTATAAATAGGCTATTTATCGATGAATCTTATTAAAATAAGTCTTgggccgggcaatggtggtgcacgcctttaatcccagcactcggggaatcagaggcaggtggatttctgtgagttcgaggccagcctggtctacagagtgagttccaggacagccaggactgtttcacagagaaaccctgtctcaaaaaaaaaaaaaaaaaaaaaaagtcttgggaTGTTATTTCTAATTTCACTcttaaaaatagaagtaaaatgttttaaacttGTCTTCTTTAAGCAATAGTATATATTTTAGGTAATGtatatttaaaatcaaatttaggTTTTGgtacatgtatttttaaactgTGTTGAATCAATGGATGGATTGAAATGTCTTTTGAACAGTAGAGGAGCTGATGTTTGTGtggtttttaaactattttgattaaaaagatcattaaaaataagtttctgaaAAATTTGGAAATTTGCTATTGGTTTCATGTGATAGGTTCATGCTATAtagatgtgttcatgtgtgtgtgtgtgtgtgtgtgtgtgtgcatgcatgtgtgtctgcatgtgtgtggagaaccTCTAGAAAATGTTATCTTTTGCAGATTTATATGTTTaacatttcaaaatttattttatgtgtatgtgtgactacTTGAGGGTATATATGcaaaccatgtgtgtgcaggagtcctcagaggccagaaggaagcGCTGGATGCCCTgacactggaattataggcaattgtgagctgcagGGTGTGTTCTAGGATCTGAATCCAGGTGCTCTGTAAGAacaataagtactcttaactaccaTCTCCCCAATTCcctgtattttttaaatactgcACGTGAATCCTCATCAATATTTCTGAAcacatttctagaactttctttaaCTATTTCAGACAGTATTTAGATTAACAAATGTTACCTTTTTCATATTctgaaaaatatattcaaaatactcATGAGAAAATAATCATAATCAAGTTCACAAATCTGtccaatttttcttttcatagatgGTCATTATTATCATGTACCTACAACTAATATTCTCTTCCTCATATAAATCTTGTCATGTTTACATTGTTACAACTCTCTTTTCAGTCCTCATTTGTGCTTATGCCTCATGCTGTTTTACCAGAGATCACTACAATCATTCCTCTGTCctagaggaagaaaagaattgttatgaggttggggatatggctcagcagtcaaaagtacttgctgctcttccagaggattcaagttCTGTTTCCAACACATgaatcaggcagctcacaaccacctgtaacttgaGCCCCAGGAGATCCTgaattctcttctggcctctgtagacatcCCTCTTGcacaacatacacataaatttttaaaaaaatattttaaaagaatagaattatctgacagtggtggtgcatgcctttaatcccagcactcaggaggcagaggcaggcagatctctgtgagttcaaggccagtctgggctacagagctagttccaggactactacacagaaaaaccttgtcttgaaaaacacaaaacaaaacaaaagaatagaaTTATCATAATAAATCTGTCCAAACAGCATTAAAAAGTTAATTTATACAAACTCAAACTGaaataaattgtaataaaataaagataataaatatttaaactcaTGATTTCCCAGTTGTTTTATTTATGCTCTGTGACTATTTATTTCCACGACTTCTAGAcgataaaatattttatcatgcaCTGACAGCAGTGTGCAACTGTGCATTTCTTTCCAATTCTATGTGGTTGTGACATATCATATCAACaggtttatttgttcatttgtttgtttggttggttggttggctattttttgagacaagatctcactatgtagccttgcctatcctggaacttgttatgtagatcagtctgaccttgaactcacagagatccatctgcctctgactcctgggtgctaggattaaagatatgcttCACCATAGCCCCACCATATTGACAGTTAAAAATTGGCCACAGTGGAAATAGTTACACTACAGACAAGCATgctgtgcacacctttaataccagcattagGAAGACTTGCAAATTTCATCCTTggatacatagggagaccctgtctataTAAACCAAAAAGGGAAGAAGGATGGGACGGAGGAAAAGGGACAAACAGAAGGACAGACCAAGGGAAGAAGGCTAAGTTAAAATATAGAAATCAATACATGCTCTATCTCAGGCTTGTTTGCCTGAAGGAAAAGACACTGTCAATGTCTCACTGGAATAGAGTTATGAAAGAGTTCTGAAACAAACTTGAAGCAAAGCTGTAGTGTGAACTTAAATCCACATCTGTAAATCTAACTTGAGTCTGGTCCTTCTTCAT containing:
- the LOC131926554 gene encoding LOW QUALITY PROTEIN: olfactory receptor 2H1-like (The sequence of the model RefSeq protein was modified relative to this genomic sequence to represent the inferred CDS: deleted 1 base in 1 codon), whose product is MVNHSSPAGFLLLGFSEHPHLEKILFVVVLCSYLLTLIGNTLILLLSTLDPRLHSPMYFFLSNLSFLDLCFTTTCVPQMLVNLWGPKKTISFLGCSVQLFIFLSLGTTECILLTVMAFDRYVAVCQPLHYATIIHPRLCWKLAAVAWMMGLLQSIIQTPPTLRLPFCPHRQIDDFLCEVPSLIRLSCGDTTFNEIQLAVSSVILVVVPLSLILISYSAIARAVMRINSAEAWKKAFGTCSSHLIVVTLFYSSVIAVYLQPKNPYAQERGKFFGLFYSVGTPTLNPLIYTLRNKEVKRAFWRLLGKNGDFKNT